From the genome of Amylibacter sp. IMCC11727:
CGCAGTGCGTACGCTTATCATGTGTTGTTTTGCGTCACAGGCAACGGATCATCTTTGATCCCGCAGGCTGATAGACCCAAAACCACCACACACATCACAACCAAAACCCGTATCATACCAAAACCTCTCGCCACCGCTTAATCTGCGCACGAACATTGCTCGGCGCTGTCCCACCATAGCTTACACGACTGGCGACTGAATTTTGAACCCCCAGCACGCCAAACACATCATCGGTAATCGCGTCATGAATTGATTGCATGTCTGCCAAGGACAAATCAGGCAGATCACATCCCCGATCCTCGGCCATTTTCACCAACGCCCCCGTCACGTGGTGCGCATCGCGAAACGGCATGTTCAGGGCTCGCACCAGCCAATCGGCCAAATCCGTTGCCGTGGAAAACCCGCTTGCCGCCGCCACTTCCAAACTCTCGGCGTTGGGACGCATATCCGCCACCATCCCCGCCATGGCCGCCAGCGCCAGCATCAGGCTGTCGCTGGCATCAAACACCTGTTCTTTATCTTCCTGCATGTCCTTGGAATAGGTCAGCGGCAGACCCTTCATCACGGTCAACAACCCAACCAGCGCCCCATTGATGCGACCGACTTTGGCGCGGATCAACTCCGCCGCATCAGGGTTTTTCTTTTGCGGCATAATGCTCGATCCTGTGCTGAACCGATCCGAAAGAACCACAAAACGGAACTGCGCCGATGACCAGATCACCAACTCCTCGGCGAAACGGCTCAGGTGCGTGGCGCAAATGCTGGAACAAGACAGAAACTCCAACGCAAAATCGCGATCCGCGACACCGTCCAATGAATTGGCTGTTGGCCGATCAAACCCTAGCGCCGCTGCCGTCATATGCCGATCAATCGGAAACGATGTGCCCGCCAACGCCGCCGCACCCAAAGGCGATTCATTCATGCGCGCCCGCGCATCTATCATCCGCGATTTATCCCGTGCAAACATCTCTACATAAGCCATCATATGGTGGCCCCACGTCACAGGCTGCGCCACCTGCAAATGCGTGAACCCCGGCATCACCATATCGGCGCCCGCTTCTGCCTGATCCAGCAGGGCGGCTATCAGCGCATCCAAACCCGAAATCGCCGCGTCGAATTGATCGCGCACCCACAGTCTAAAATCCGTCGCCACCTGATCGTTGCGCGACCGCCCCGTGTGCAACCGCCCAGCAGGTTCGCCGATG
Proteins encoded in this window:
- the argH gene encoding argininosuccinate lyase, whose protein sequence is MSDKKSSSNAMWGGRFASGPDAIMEAINASISFDKRMARQDIEGSRAHAAMLAKQGIITDSDAEAIREGLLTVLSEIEGGTFQYSAALEDIHMNVEARLKEIIGEPAGRLHTGRSRNDQVATDFRLWVRDQFDAAISGLDALIAALLDQAEAGADMVMPGFTHLQVAQPVTWGHHMMAYVEMFARDKSRMIDARARMNESPLGAAALAGTSFPIDRHMTAAALGFDRPTANSLDGVADRDFALEFLSCSSICATHLSRFAEELVIWSSAQFRFVVLSDRFSTGSSIMPQKKNPDAAELIRAKVGRINGALVGLLTVMKGLPLTYSKDMQEDKEQVFDASDSLMLALAAMAGMVADMRPNAESLEVAAASGFSTATDLADWLVRALNMPFRDAHHVTGALVKMAEDRGCDLPDLSLADMQSIHDAITDDVFGVLGVQNSVASRVSYGGTAPSNVRAQIKRWREVLV